Proteins from one Psychromonas sp. psych-6C06 genomic window:
- the phoU gene encoding phosphate signaling complex protein PhoU — protein sequence MEASNINRHISGQFNTELESVRNQVMQMGGLIEQQLNDVLASMAENNVELAKKVISKDKEVNQFESNVDRECSRIIAKRQPAASDLRLILTIMKSITELERIGDGVAGIASMVIENHDKEVPSLIGLENMGQIVLKMLHNSLDAFTRLDLKAAIEIHNEDKKVNRQYESILRELMTFMMEDPRSIPFILKVLASARSIERIGDRCQNLCEHIVYLVKGVDVRHATEEELNSLLAD from the coding sequence ATGGAAGCATCAAATATTAATCGTCATATCTCTGGGCAGTTTAACACTGAGTTAGAGAGTGTTCGAAATCAAGTTATGCAAATGGGCGGCCTAATAGAGCAACAATTGAACGATGTATTGGCCTCGATGGCAGAGAATAATGTCGAATTGGCTAAAAAAGTGATTAGTAAAGATAAAGAAGTTAATCAGTTTGAGTCTAATGTTGACCGTGAATGTTCACGTATCATCGCTAAGCGTCAACCAGCCGCAAGTGATTTACGTTTAATTTTAACCATTATGAAAAGCATCACTGAACTCGAACGCATCGGTGATGGTGTTGCTGGTATCGCATCAATGGTTATTGAAAATCATGATAAAGAAGTACCATCTTTGATTGGTCTAGAAAATATGGGGCAAATTGTATTAAAAATGCTTCATAACTCATTAGACGCGTTTACACGTTTAGATTTAAAAGCAGCAATCGAAATTCACAACGAGGATAAAAAAGTAAATCGTCAATATGAAAGTATACTTCGTGAGTTAATGACTTTCATGATGGAAGATCCCCGTTCTATTCCCTTTATTTTAAAGGTACTGGCTTCTGCACGCTCAATTGAGAGAATCGGGGACCGATGCCAAAATCTATGTGAACATATCGTTTACTTAGTAAAAGGGGTGGATGTACGACATGCTACAGAAGAAGAATTAAATTCTTTATTAGCGGATTAA
- the secF gene encoding protein translocase subunit SecF, with product MFELFKGTTPIRFMKYSKPATWLSMFLVIASIVTLSINWINWGLDFTGGTLIDVGFEQPAVLPEVRETLAQANFPGAVVQHFGSSHEVMIRIAPQDGVKGVVVGNQVLDALQAADYGEVVMRRIEFVGPNVGAELAEDGGLAIIIALICIMIYVSARFEWRLAAGAVLALGHDIIITLGVFSLFQLEFDLTVLAALLAVVGYSLNDTIVVFDRIRENFRLMATSTPDEVVDHSITQTLNRTMITSGTTIFVLVSLFLVGGALIHGFATALLIGIFVGTYSSIYVASALAVKLGVSREHMIPEVVEKEGADQEALM from the coding sequence ATGTTTGAATTATTTAAAGGAACGACTCCTATTCGTTTTATGAAATATTCAAAGCCAGCAACTTGGCTTTCAATGTTTCTTGTGATCGCATCTATTGTTACATTAAGTATCAATTGGATTAACTGGGGACTTGATTTCACAGGCGGTACACTCATTGATGTGGGTTTTGAACAACCCGCGGTATTACCTGAAGTACGTGAAACGTTAGCACAGGCGAATTTCCCGGGTGCAGTTGTTCAACACTTTGGTAGTAGCCATGAAGTTATGATCCGAATTGCACCGCAGGATGGTGTAAAAGGTGTGGTCGTTGGTAATCAGGTTTTAGATGCTTTGCAAGCTGCCGATTATGGTGAAGTGGTTATGCGTCGTATCGAATTTGTTGGTCCAAACGTTGGTGCTGAACTAGCAGAAGATGGTGGACTGGCAATTATTATCGCACTAATCTGTATCATGATTTATGTAAGTGCTCGGTTTGAATGGCGACTTGCTGCTGGTGCTGTACTGGCACTAGGGCATGATATTATCATTACGCTGGGTGTATTTTCATTGTTCCAATTAGAGTTTGATTTAACCGTTTTAGCTGCATTACTTGCGGTAGTTGGTTACTCATTAAATGATACTATTGTTGTTTTTGATCGTATTCGTGAAAACTTCCGTTTAATGGCCACTTCAACACCTGATGAAGTGGTTGATCACTCAATTACGCAAACACTGAACCGAACAATGATCACCTCTGGTACAACTATTTTTGTACTTGTTTCACTATTCTTAGTTGGTGGCGCATTGATACATGGCTTTGCTACTGCATTGTTGATAGGTATCTTTGTCGGTACTTATTCATCTATCTATGTTGCGAGTGCACTGGCTGTTAAGTTAGGTGTTAGCAGAGAGCATATGATACCTGAAGTAGTTGAAAAAGAAGGCGCAGATCAAGAAGCGTTAATGTAA
- the tgt gene encoding tRNA guanosine(34) transglycosylase Tgt, with protein sequence MKFDLLATAGRARRGRLTFERGTVETPAFMPVGTYGTVKGMTPEEVDATGAEILLGNTFHLWLRPGQKVIKQHGDLHDFMKWNGPILTDSGGFQVFSLGKMRKIKEEGVYFRSPVNGDEVFLSPEISMEIQYDLGSDIVMIFDECTPYPATEQEADTSMKLSLRWAERSRKRFDEQENPNALFGIIQGGCYENLRDVSLAGLEKIGFDGYAIGGLAVGEPKEDMHRILDHVTTKIPEGKPRYLMGVGKPQDLVEGVRRGVDMFDCVMPTRNARNGHLFTTDGVIKIRNAKHREDTSPLDSECDCYTCKNYSRAYLYHLDKCGEILGARLNTIHNLRYYQRLMKGLRDAIEQGTLDEFVDTFYKRIGVEKPVIDEA encoded by the coding sequence ATGAAATTTGATTTACTAGCCACTGCCGGACGCGCTCGACGTGGTCGCCTTACATTTGAACGTGGTACAGTGGAAACTCCCGCATTTATGCCAGTAGGGACCTACGGGACAGTTAAGGGAATGACACCAGAAGAAGTGGATGCAACGGGAGCTGAGATATTATTAGGTAATACGTTTCACCTTTGGCTTCGACCTGGGCAAAAGGTGATCAAACAACATGGTGACCTTCACGACTTTATGAAGTGGAACGGACCAATCTTGACTGACTCTGGTGGTTTTCAAGTTTTTAGTCTTGGGAAAATGCGTAAAATTAAAGAAGAGGGGGTTTATTTTAGAAGCCCTGTGAACGGAGATGAAGTTTTTTTATCTCCGGAAATCTCAATGGAAATTCAGTACGATTTAGGCTCAGATATCGTAATGATATTCGATGAATGTACACCTTATCCTGCTACCGAGCAAGAAGCTGATACCTCGATGAAATTGTCTTTGCGTTGGGCTGAACGTAGTCGCAAACGTTTTGATGAACAAGAAAATCCGAATGCACTTTTTGGCATTATTCAAGGCGGATGTTATGAAAATCTTCGAGATGTTTCACTCGCAGGTCTTGAGAAAATTGGTTTTGATGGATATGCAATTGGTGGCCTTGCGGTTGGCGAGCCGAAAGAAGATATGCACCGCATTTTAGATCATGTCACTACAAAAATACCTGAGGGAAAACCTCGTTATTTGATGGGGGTAGGTAAACCACAGGATTTAGTTGAAGGTGTTCGTCGTGGCGTTGATATGTTTGATTGTGTGATGCCAACACGTAATGCGCGAAATGGTCATCTATTCACAACAGATGGCGTTATTAAAATCCGTAACGCTAAACACCGCGAAGATACAAGCCCTTTAGATTCAGAATGTGATTGCTACACGTGTAAAAATTATAGTCGTGCATACCTATATCATCTTGACAAATGTGGAGAAATCTTGGGTGCAAGGTTAAATACGATCCATAACCTACGTTATTACCAACGTTTAATGAAAGGTTTGCGTGATGCCATTGAGCAGGGTACATTAGATGAATTCGTCGATACCTTTTATAAACGCATCGGTGTTGAAAAACCAGTAATAGACGAAGCATAA
- the secD gene encoding protein translocase subunit SecD, with product MLNKYPMWKYILLSIIVLVSLLYAAPNLYGEDPAIQISATRGAKVELATLDKVETLLTQANITPKSTVLENGQILIRLNSSEDQLVARETIGEQLGDGFVSALNLAPATPAWLEAIGGSPLKLGLDLRGGVHFLMEVDMDEAVAKAQEQMVQDFRSELREQKIRFRGIRKDSSETGVVLRFVDEETLDKAVNHLKPINPGFLFVDSEANGEFVLTVSMGDEELKATKEDALQQNLSILRNRVNELGVAEPLVQRQGADRIVVELPGVQDTARAKEILGATATLEFHPVDSTTDISDALAGRLPSSSVVYKERNGRPVVVKKNIILTGNHIVDAQSSMDEYGRPQVNISLDAKGGSKMSRFTKDNIGKPMATLFIEYLPTGKKKANGKSEIAKREEIANVATIQAQLGRSFRITGLDNAAEAHNLALLLRAGALIAPIQIVEERTIGPSLGKQNIDNGVKAMIYGLLAVVIFMFIYYRKFGAIANTALLFNIVMIVGLMSMIPGATLTLPGIAGIVLTVGMAVDANVLIFERIREEIKAGKSIQRAINEGYSNAFSTIADANITTLITAMILFAVGTGPIKGFAVTLMIGIATSMFTSIFGTRALVNAIWGGRNDIKKLSI from the coding sequence GTGTTAAATAAATACCCAATGTGGAAGTATATTCTGCTAAGCATTATCGTGCTAGTCAGTTTACTCTACGCAGCGCCAAACCTATATGGTGAAGACCCCGCTATTCAAATCTCTGCAACACGTGGTGCCAAAGTTGAATTAGCTACCCTCGATAAAGTTGAAACCTTACTTACTCAAGCAAATATTACACCTAAAAGTACTGTACTTGAGAATGGCCAGATTTTAATTCGTCTTAATTCAAGTGAAGATCAACTAGTTGCACGTGAAACGATTGGTGAGCAACTCGGTGATGGATTTGTAAGTGCGTTAAATCTTGCTCCTGCTACCCCTGCTTGGTTAGAAGCGATTGGAGGCTCACCGCTTAAACTTGGATTAGATTTACGTGGCGGTGTTCATTTCTTAATGGAAGTGGACATGGATGAGGCGGTTGCCAAAGCTCAAGAGCAAATGGTTCAAGATTTCCGTTCGGAGCTACGTGAGCAAAAAATCCGTTTTCGTGGTATCCGTAAAGACAGCAGTGAAACAGGTGTTGTTTTGCGATTTGTCGATGAAGAGACCCTTGATAAAGCGGTTAATCACTTAAAACCAATTAACCCTGGTTTCTTATTTGTTGATAGTGAAGCTAACGGTGAATTCGTATTAACTGTTTCAATGGGTGATGAAGAGCTTAAAGCAACAAAAGAAGATGCATTACAACAAAACTTAAGCATTTTACGTAATCGTGTAAATGAACTGGGTGTTGCAGAACCTCTTGTTCAACGTCAAGGTGCAGATCGTATCGTTGTTGAACTACCTGGTGTACAAGATACTGCTCGTGCTAAAGAAATTTTAGGTGCAACGGCAACACTTGAATTCCACCCTGTTGACTCTACAACTGATATCAGTGATGCACTGGCCGGACGTTTACCTTCTTCAAGTGTCGTTTATAAGGAACGTAATGGACGCCCCGTTGTTGTAAAGAAAAATATTATCTTAACGGGTAATCATATCGTTGATGCACAATCGAGCATGGATGAATATGGCCGTCCACAGGTAAATATTTCTCTTGATGCTAAAGGTGGCAGTAAAATGTCGCGTTTCACAAAAGACAATATCGGCAAGCCAATGGCTACTTTGTTCATCGAATATTTACCAACAGGTAAAAAGAAAGCAAATGGTAAATCTGAAATTGCAAAGCGTGAAGAAATAGCGAACGTTGCAACAATTCAAGCACAGCTTGGTCGTAGTTTCCGTATCACCGGACTTGATAATGCAGCTGAAGCGCATAACTTAGCATTGCTATTACGTGCTGGTGCATTGATTGCCCCGATTCAAATCGTCGAAGAGCGAACGATTGGTCCTAGCCTAGGTAAACAAAACATTGATAACGGTGTTAAAGCGATGATTTACGGTCTATTAGCTGTTGTTATCTTTATGTTTATCTACTATCGAAAATTCGGTGCCATTGCTAACACAGCCCTATTGTTTAACATTGTCATGATTGTCGGTTTAATGTCGATGATTCCTGGTGCAACGTTAACTCTACCGGGTATTGCGGGTATCGTATTGACCGTCGGGATGGCTGTCGATGCAAATGTGCTTATTTTTGAGCGTATTCGAGAAGAGATAAAAGCCGGTAAATCAATTCAGCGAGCGATCAATGAAGGCTATTCAAATGCTTTCTCGACTATTGCTGATGCAAATATTACCACCTTGATCACTGCAATGATTTTGTTTGCTGTTGGTACAGGTCCAATTAAAGGCTTTGCAGTAACACTGATGATCGGTATTGCTACCTCTATGTTTACCTCAATATTTGGTACTCGTGCATTAGTGAATGCAATATGGGGCGGACGTAATGATATTAAGAAACTGTCTATCTAA
- the pstB gene encoding phosphate ABC transporter ATP-binding protein PstB → MITLPKSTSEKDVLTHLSADKTALEIKNLDLYYGDKQALFDVSMKIPKGKVTAFIGPSGCGKSTLLRCINRMNDLVDICRVDGNIELQGTNIYDKSVDVAALRRRVGMVFQRPNPFPKSIYENVVYGLRLQGIKDRRVLDEAAETSLRSAALWNEVKDRLHDNAFGLSGGQQQRLVIARAIAIGPEVLLLDEPTSALDPISTLTIEELITELKSKFTVVIVTHNMQQAARVSDQTAFMYMGKLIEYSDTNTLFTAPKEKQTEDYITGRYG, encoded by the coding sequence ATGATCACATTACCAAAGTCAACAAGTGAAAAAGATGTACTAACACATTTGAGTGCAGATAAAACAGCACTAGAAATTAAAAATTTAGATTTATATTACGGCGATAAACAAGCGCTATTCGATGTGTCGATGAAGATACCAAAGGGTAAAGTAACTGCCTTTATCGGTCCTTCAGGTTGTGGTAAATCAACACTATTACGTTGTATCAACCGTATGAATGACCTGGTAGATATTTGTCGTGTAGATGGCAATATTGAACTACAAGGGACTAATATTTATGATAAATCAGTTGATGTAGCCGCATTACGTCGTCGTGTTGGCATGGTTTTCCAGAGACCAAACCCCTTTCCTAAGTCTATTTACGAAAATGTAGTTTATGGTCTGCGTTTGCAAGGCATTAAAGATCGTCGTGTATTAGACGAGGCTGCTGAGACATCACTACGAAGTGCCGCGTTATGGAATGAAGTAAAAGACCGTTTACATGATAATGCTTTTGGTTTGTCAGGTGGTCAGCAACAACGTCTTGTAATTGCTCGCGCTATTGCAATTGGACCTGAAGTGCTTTTGCTAGATGAACCAACGTCTGCATTAGACCCAATATCTACATTAACAATCGAAGAGTTAATCACTGAACTAAAGTCTAAATTTACGGTTGTTATTGTTACTCATAACATGCAACAAGCTGCACGTGTTTCTGATCAAACTGCCTTTATGTATATGGGTAAGCTGATTGAGTACTCTGACACTAATACGCTCTTTACAGCACCAAAAGAGAAGCAGACAGAAGACTACATTACTGGCCGTTATGGCTAA
- the pstA gene encoding phosphate ABC transporter permease PstA, whose protein sequence is MNKWFKSGTPWIWMTGGAVSLSLIMVIGLFVLIGWRGLSFFWPATVYEFDMLDAQGNHMNVIGEIYDSETVLKQQLKEAGIAGLENRGDTLERYLIKVGNREYVDLDFQWVLETVIVEKHIPSDIVVLERTKNGNFYGYIKEIQENGVVLPITGEALEAELEARLAVTKALKDKENDLLKGDIGRINFDLERIRLKKRKLDLEGQLTAEALVELDGQAQALRDEYLVLEKELFAYRTEAQRDAVVITDMTGRNVVMPMAKVLDFYLPNKMTFIEKIQHWFHQTAKFVSDDPREANTEGGVFPAIFGTVFMVMLMAVIVTPFGVVAAIYLHEYAPKNTITKFIRIAVINLAGVPSIVYGVFGLGFFVYIVGGSIDQLLYPEALPSPTFGSPGVLWSALTLAILTLPVVIVSTEEGLSRIPSSLREGSLALGATKSETLWRIIVPMASPAIMTGLILAVARAAGEVAPLMLVGVVKMAPTLPVDGNFPYLHLERKFMHLGFHIYDVGFQSPNVEAARPLVYATSFLLVTVIIGLNLAAIGIRNSLREKYRALEH, encoded by the coding sequence ATGAATAAGTGGTTTAAATCGGGTACCCCATGGATATGGATGACCGGTGGTGCAGTGAGTTTAAGTTTGATCATGGTGATCGGCTTGTTTGTTCTGATTGGTTGGAGAGGCTTAAGCTTCTTCTGGCCTGCGACGGTATATGAGTTTGATATGCTCGATGCGCAGGGCAACCATATGAATGTGATTGGTGAAATTTATGACAGCGAAACCGTACTAAAGCAACAACTTAAAGAGGCTGGTATTGCTGGCCTTGAAAATCGCGGTGATACGTTAGAGCGTTACTTGATAAAAGTGGGTAACAGAGAATATGTTGATCTGGATTTTCAGTGGGTACTCGAAACGGTTATCGTCGAAAAGCATATCCCAAGTGATATTGTCGTATTAGAGCGAACTAAGAACGGTAACTTCTATGGCTACATCAAAGAGATTCAAGAAAATGGTGTTGTGTTGCCAATAACAGGAGAGGCGCTTGAAGCTGAGCTTGAAGCACGACTTGCGGTTACTAAAGCACTTAAAGATAAAGAAAATGATCTATTGAAGGGTGATATTGGACGTATTAACTTTGATCTTGAGCGAATTCGTCTTAAAAAACGTAAGCTTGATTTAGAAGGGCAGTTAACTGCTGAAGCATTAGTTGAACTTGATGGACAGGCTCAAGCGTTACGCGATGAGTATCTAGTATTAGAAAAGGAACTTTTTGCCTATCGTACAGAAGCGCAAAGAGATGCTGTTGTGATAACAGATATGACCGGACGTAATGTTGTAATGCCAATGGCTAAGGTATTAGATTTCTACCTACCAAATAAAATGACATTTATTGAGAAGATACAACATTGGTTCCATCAGACTGCAAAATTTGTTAGTGACGATCCACGAGAAGCTAATACAGAAGGTGGTGTATTCCCTGCTATTTTTGGTACTGTGTTTATGGTAATGCTAATGGCGGTAATCGTGACTCCCTTTGGTGTTGTTGCCGCTATTTACCTTCATGAGTATGCGCCTAAAAATACAATTACTAAGTTTATTCGTATCGCCGTGATTAACTTAGCGGGTGTACCTTCAATTGTATATGGTGTATTTGGTTTAGGTTTCTTTGTATATATTGTTGGTGGCAGTATTGACCAACTCTTATATCCTGAAGCATTGCCATCGCCAACATTTGGTTCACCGGGCGTATTATGGTCTGCATTAACCTTAGCTATCTTAACGCTACCAGTTGTTATTGTATCAACCGAAGAAGGGTTAAGTCGTATCCCAAGTTCATTGCGTGAAGGTTCATTAGCATTAGGTGCAACAAAATCAGAAACGTTATGGCGTATCATTGTGCCAATGGCAAGTCCTGCGATCATGACTGGTCTTATTTTAGCGGTTGCACGTGCTGCCGGAGAAGTTGCTCCATTGATGCTTGTTGGTGTAGTAAAAATGGCGCCAACATTACCAGTTGATGGAAACTTTCCATACCTACATTTAGAACGTAAGTTCATGCATTTAGGTTTCCATATTTATGATGTTGGTTTCCAAAGCCCGAATGTTGAGGCCGCACGCCCACTGGTTTACGCAACCTCATTTTTATTAGTAACCGTTATTATTGGTTTGAACTTAGCTGCCATCGGTATCCGTAATAGCTTACGCGAAAAATACCGTGCTTTAGAGCACTAA
- a CDS encoding DUF4124 domain-containing protein → MKYILLMLSILAFSPIANSNTTTTTVFSWVDDNGVMHFTDKKPKESVVAAEFLTTIDIEVANVPEAPRMNTQPAQLPAVAQNVRSIAEKDWTYKELSPTCRWIAKRISLLENMIEQNSDVYDEIFRQELSKRQKDWNSQSCFSGIS, encoded by the coding sequence ATGAAATATATATTATTAATGCTGTCAATTTTGGCCTTCTCGCCAATTGCAAATAGTAATACTACAACGACTACCGTTTTCAGTTGGGTTGATGACAATGGTGTTATGCATTTCACCGATAAAAAGCCGAAAGAAAGTGTTGTCGCTGCTGAATTTTTAACAACTATCGACATCGAAGTTGCTAATGTTCCTGAAGCTCCTCGCATGAACACTCAACCTGCTCAATTACCTGCGGTTGCTCAAAACGTTCGCTCTATAGCTGAGAAAGATTGGACATATAAAGAATTATCTCCAACCTGTCGTTGGATTGCTAAACGTATTTCATTACTTGAAAACATGATCGAACAAAATTCAGATGTATATGATGAAATATTCCGACAAGAACTAAGTAAACGTCAAAAAGACTGGAACTCACAAAGCTGTTTTTCTGGTATTAGTTAA
- the yajC gene encoding preprotein translocase subunit YajC — protein MSFFISQAHAAAEGAPEQGGFSFIFMMVIFAGIFYFMIYRPQARRTKEHKSLMESMGKGDEVLTSGGLIGRIVKISAENDYVQIELNENNVISLKKDFISAVLPKGTLKSI, from the coding sequence ATGAGTTTTTTCATTTCACAGGCACATGCAGCAGCTGAGGGCGCACCAGAGCAAGGTGGTTTTTCGTTTATCTTTATGATGGTAATCTTTGCAGGTATTTTTTACTTCATGATTTACCGTCCACAAGCTCGCCGTACAAAAGAGCATAAAAGCTTAATGGAAAGCATGGGTAAAGGCGATGAAGTATTAACATCAGGAGGTTTAATTGGCCGTATCGTTAAAATCAGTGCAGAAAACGATTATGTTCAAATTGAATTAAACGAAAATAACGTTATTTCATTGAAAAAAGATTTTATCTCTGCTGTGCTACCAAAAGGCACTTTGAAATCTATTTAA
- the queA gene encoding tRNA preQ1(34) S-adenosylmethionine ribosyltransferase-isomerase QueA, translating to MKVSDFSFQLPESLIARYPKAERTGSRLLSLCGISGDIKHQQFPDIIDLINSDDLLIFNDTRVIPARLFGEKETGGKIEVLVERVIDDKSFLAHVRSSKSPKPGCKLRLENTVDAVMVQRQGPLFEICIDDTSSVLEVLENIGHMPLPPYIDRPDEDADKERYQTVYNKNPGAVAAPTAGLHFDQTILDKIQKKGAELAFVTLHVGAGTFQPVKVDNVLEHHMHSELAQVSQEVVDKIIATKQKGGRVIAVGTTSVRSIESAAQATLAQGLPLTPYFAETDIFIYPGYKFQLIDAMVTNFHLSESTLLMLVSAFAGKKHIEKAYQVAIEEQYRFFSYGDAMFLTNANSTAEL from the coding sequence ATGAAAGTCTCTGATTTCTCTTTTCAATTACCCGAATCATTAATAGCTCGTTATCCCAAAGCTGAGCGAACTGGTAGCCGTTTATTATCACTATGTGGTATTTCGGGTGACATTAAGCACCAACAATTCCCTGATATTATTGATTTAATTAATTCAGATGACCTTCTCATATTCAATGATACTCGGGTTATACCCGCACGTTTGTTTGGCGAAAAGGAAACAGGCGGTAAAATTGAAGTATTAGTCGAACGCGTAATAGACGATAAAAGCTTTCTTGCTCACGTACGAAGCTCTAAGTCCCCTAAACCGGGTTGTAAATTACGCCTAGAAAACACAGTTGATGCTGTGATGGTGCAACGTCAAGGCCCTTTATTTGAGATTTGTATTGATGATACATCATCGGTTTTAGAGGTATTAGAAAATATTGGTCATATGCCATTACCACCCTATATCGACAGACCGGACGAAGATGCGGATAAAGAGAGATACCAAACTGTTTATAATAAAAACCCGGGTGCTGTTGCAGCACCCACAGCAGGTTTGCATTTCGATCAAACAATATTAGATAAAATACAAAAAAAAGGGGCTGAGCTTGCTTTTGTTACCTTGCACGTTGGTGCTGGTACTTTTCAGCCTGTTAAAGTTGATAACGTCCTTGAACATCATATGCACAGTGAATTAGCGCAGGTATCTCAAGAAGTTGTTGATAAAATTATCGCGACTAAACAAAAGGGGGGCCGTGTTATCGCAGTTGGTACTACTTCAGTGCGCTCTATCGAAAGTGCTGCACAGGCAACACTTGCTCAAGGGTTACCGCTCACGCCCTATTTTGCAGAGACCGATATTTTTATTTACCCTGGATATAAGTTTCAATTAATTGATGCGATGGTGACTAATTTTCACTTGTCGGAGTCAACATTACTGATGTTAGTAAGTGCCTTCGCAGGAAAAAAACATATCGAAAAGGCCTATCAGGTCGCTATCGAAGAGCAGTATCGCTTTTTTAGTTATGGTGACGCGATGTTTTTAACTAATGCAAACTCAACCGCTGAACTTTAA